From the Carassius gibelio isolate Cgi1373 ecotype wild population from Czech Republic chromosome B25, carGib1.2-hapl.c, whole genome shotgun sequence genome, one window contains:
- the ckap5 gene encoding cytoskeleton-associated protein 5 isoform X1 yields the protein MGDDSEWMKLPIDQKCEHKIWKARLNGYEEALKLFQKIEDEKSPEWGKYLGLIKKFVTDSNAVAQLKGLEAALAFIENAHVAGKTAGEVVSGVVGKVFNQPKARAKELGADICLTYIEIEKAEVVQDELIKGLDNKNPKIVVACIETLRKALCEFGSKIITLKPVVKVLPKLFESREKAVRDEAKLLAVEIYRWIRDALRTPLQNINSVQLKELEEEWVKLPTAAPKQTRFLRSQQDLKAKFEQQQAAGGDEADGDDDDEVDAAPVDPYELLEAVEILSKLPKDFYEKIEAKKWQERKEALEAVEALTKNPKLESGDYGDLARALKKVIGKDANVMLVAMAAKCLAGLATGLRKKFGTYAGHVVPTILEKFKEKKPQVVQALQEAIDAVFLTTTLQNISEDVLAVMDNKNPSIKQQASLFLARSFRHCTPSTLPKSVLKPFCAAFLKQVNDSAPEVRDAAFEALGTALKVVGEKAVNPFLADVDKLKLDKIKECADKVELVGKKGGGGGAGGEKKVKAAAKAPPPVEAPAKPSGPPKKAAPAKAAGPPKKGKPASAPSAKSKKASETKEIVETELSPEVCEEKAAAVLPASCMQLLDSGNWKERLASMEEFQRAVEQMDKSEMPCQALVKMLAKKPGWKETNFQVMQMKLHIVGLIAQKGSFSKTSALVVLDGLVDKIGDVKCGSNAKEALTAIGEACSLPWTAEQVVSMAFTQKNPKNQAETLNWLANAMKEFGFAGINVKAFISNVKTALGATNPAVRTSAITLLGVMYLYMGAPLRMFFEDEKPALLSQIDAEFEKMQGQSPPAPIRGTKKAGAEEEGDAAEEVEVDGGAGDIMDLLPRTDISDKITSDMVSKISDKNWKIRKEGLDEVAAVISEAKFIQANIGELPMALKGRLSDSNKLLVQQALNILQQIATAMGPSLKQHVKNLGIPIITVLGDSKSNVRAAALSTLNVWVEQTGMKEWLEGEDLSEELKKENPFLRQEMLGWLAEKLPTLRTVPADLMLCVPHLYACLEDRSGDVRKKAQDALPTFMMHLGYEKMSKAAGKLKATSKDQVVGMLEKARAVMPAKPAAPAKAAASKPPASSAPAAKPAPAPARNQSPIEDFSEPEPKPDTKKAKPAGPAAKKGVVGKKPPVKAGAKDEEDKSGPIFILVPNGKEQRIKEEKALKILKWNFITPRDEYVEQLKTQMSTCLPKWLQDELFHFDFQRHVKAIGAMIEHMEAECEAVIGCLDLILKWFTLRFFDTNTSVLMKALEFLKLLFTMLSRKNYQLNDYEASSFIPYLILKVGESKDVVRKDVRAILTILCKVYAASKVFPFLMEGTKSKNSKQRCECLEELGCLIENFGMNVCQPTPAKALKEIGVHIGDRDTTVRNAALNTVLAAYNACGDQVFKLIGNLSEKEMSMLEERIKRSAKKTPAASAKQERPQREHPTNPNSTLLRKPAQEEVPNKLRIMYRTYRIQARAQNAHLEQSAPSIPKEFQLDLEVFENNHTCASDIPDLVQHKLDEVLEPVMIPERKLRSVSPHFDDIHNSSASTINFVISQVASGDINTSIQALAQIDEVLRQADKAEAMSGHIDQFLIATFMQLRLIYNTHMADDRLDKKDIFKLYSCIIGNMLSLFSIESLAREASMGVLKDLMHGLITLMLDSRVEDIEDGQQLIRSVNLLVVRVLEKSDQTNILSALLVLLQDSLISTAGSPMFSELVMKCLWRMIRFLPQTINSINLDRILLDVHNFMKVFPKEKLKQLKSDVPHRTLKTLLHTLCRLTGAKILDHMSMIENRNESELEAHLRRVVKHSANLSGLKSDKSTEKGALRSDDKVIKAKVSDILSEIFKKIGSKENTKEGLTELYEYKQKYSDADLEPFLRNTSQFFQSYVERGLRMIESEREGKGRIQTSTVIPQHSTDSYLPSSSTVPISSNGEDLNAAAYYERLKILRQRRGLENSTPEEDRPPLSSLRPSVASSTDMLHSKLSQLKESREHFQQEQSHSRSPSRSSSPASNLDDLKKRLERIKSNRQ from the exons ATGGGGGATGACAGTGAATGGATGAAGTTACCCATCGACCAGAAATGTGAACACAAG ATTTGGAAAGCGAGATTAAATGGATACGAGGAAGCATTGAAGCTCTTCCAGAAGATAGAAGATGAGAAGAGCCCAGAATGGGGCAAATACCTTGGACTTATCAAGAAATTTGTAACAGATTCAAATGCCGTAGCCCAACTCAAAGGACTGGAGGCAGCACTTGCTTTTATCGAGAATGCACACGTGGCTGGCAA GACAGCAGGAGAAGTGGTTTCTGGTGTGGTCGGCAAAGTCTTCAACCAGCCCAAAGCGCGAGCCAAGGAGCTGGGAGCTGATATCTGTCTCACTTACATAGAGATTGAGAAAGCAGAGGTGGTCCAGGATGAGCTGATCAAAGGACTGGATAACAAGAATCCCAAGATTGTTGTCGCTTGCATTGAGACGCTAAGGAAAGCACTTTG tgAATTTGGATCGAAGATCATAACTCTCAAGCCTGTTGTGAAAGTGTTGCCAAAATTGTTTGAGTCTCGAGAAAAGGCAGTTCGAGATGAGGCCAAATTGCTGGCGGTGGAGATCTATAGATGGATCCGTGATGCGCTGCGGACTCCCCTCCAGAATATTAACTCTGTACAG TTGAAAGAGTTGGAGGAAGAATGGGTCAAACTGCCAACTGCAGCTCCTAAGCAGACCAGGTTCTTGCGCTCTCAGCAGGACCTTAAGGCCAAGTTTGAACAACAGCAGGCTGCAGGAGGAGATGAGGCAGACG GAGACGATGATGATGAGGTTGACGCTGCTCCGGTGGATCCTTATGAGCTTTTGGAAGCTGTCGAGATCCTTTCTAAACTTCCTAAAGACTTTTATGAGAAAATT GAAGCAAAAAAATGGCAGGAGAGGAAGGAAGCGTTGGAGGCAGTGGAGGCTTTGACTAAGAACCCAAAACTAGAGAGCGGAGACTATGGGGACCTGGCTCGAGCGTTAAAGAAG GTTATTGGGAAAGATGCCAATGTGATGCTAGTGGCCATGGCAGCCAAATGCTTGGCTGGACTGGCAACAGGATTGAGGAAAAAGTTTGGGACATATGCAGGTCAT gtgGTGCCAACCATCTTGGAGAAGTTCAAGGAGAAGAAACCTCAGGTGGTTCAGGCCTTGCAGGAAGCCATTGATGCAGTCTTCCTTACT ACAACCTTGCAAAATATCAGTGAGGATGTTCTGGCAGTGATGGACAACAAGAACCCGTCCATCAAGCAACAGGCTTCACTGTTCCTCGCCAGAAGCTTCCGTCACTGCACCCCGAGCACATTGCCAAAAAGCGTTCTGAAGCCCTTCTGTGCAGCGTTCCTCAAG CAAGTGAATGATTCTGCTCCGGAGGTTAGAGATGCTGCTTTTGAGGCTTTGGGGACGGCCTTGAAGGTAGTTGGGGAGAAAGCAGTTAACCCATTCCTGGCTGACGTTGATAAACTCAAGTTGGACAAG ATAAAAGAATGTGCTGATAAAGTGGAGCTTGTTGGAAAGAAAGGAGGTGGTGGTGGCGCTGGAGGAGAGAAGAAAGTGAAAGCTGCTGCAAAAGCACCTCCACCTGTTGAAGCACCTGCCAAACCATCTGGGCCTCCTAAGAAAGCTGCTCCTGCAAAG GCTGCAGGACCTCCCAAGAAGGGCAAACCTGCCTCTGCCCCAAGTGCAAAGTCCAAGAAAGCTTCagagacaaaggagattgttgagACGGAGTTATCG CCTGAAGTTTGTGAGGAGAAGGCTGCCGCTGTGCTCCCAGCCTCCTGTATGCAGCTGCTGGACAGCGGTAACTGGAAGGAGAGACTTGCTAGCATGGAAGAGTTTCAGAGG GCTGTGGAGCAGATGGACAAATCTGAAATGCCGTGCCAGGCATTAGTCAAGATGCTAGCTAAGAAACCTGGATGGAAAGAGACCAACTTTCAG GTTATGCAAATGAAACTCCACATTGTGGGCTTAATTGCACAAAAGGGATCATTCTCAAAGACATCAGCATTGGTGGTTCTGGATGGTCTGGTTGATAAGATTGGAGATGTGAAGTGTGGAAGTAATGCTAAAGAGGCTCTCACTGCGATTGGGGAGGCCTGTTCTCTGCCGTGGACTGCTGAGCAG GTTGTCTCTATGGCTTTCACTCAGAAAAACCCTAAAAACCAAGCCGAGACTTTGAATTGGTTGGCCAATGCCATGAAGGAGTTTGGATTTGCAGG AATAAATGTCAAGGCGTTCATCAGCAATGTCAAAACTGCTCTGGGTGCCACAAATCCT GCTGTGAGGACATCAGCGATCACTCTGTTGGGAGTCATGTATCTGTACATGGGCGCTCCTCTTCGTATGTTCTTTGAAGACGAAAAACCAGCCCTCCTTTCACAGATTGATGCAGAGTTTGAAAAG ATGCAGGGTCAGTCTCCTCCCGCCCCCATCCGTGGCACCAAAAAAGCAGGAGCAGAAGAGGAGGGAgatgctgctgaagaagtggagGTGGACGGTGGAGCCGGAGACATCATGGACTTGCTGCCCAGAACTGATATCAG TGATAAAATCACATCGGACATGGTGTCAAAGATCAGCGACAAGAACTGGAAGATAAGGAAGGAGGGGCTTGATGAGGTGGCAGCAGTCATTTCTGAGGCCAAATTCATCCAGGCCAACATCGGTGAGCTGCCGATGGCACTGAAGGGTCGTCTCAGTGATTCCAACAAACTACTg GTCCAGCAGGCTCTCAATATTCTGCAGCAGATCGCCACTGCCATGGGTCCCTCTCTCAAGCAGCATGTCAAGAATCTGGGAATTCCAATTATTACGGTTCTTGGTGATAGCAAG TCCAACGTCCGTGCTGCTGCCTTGTCAACGCTGAACGTATGGGTGGAGCAGACTGGAATGAAGGAGTGGCTTGAAGGAGAGGACCTATCAGAAGAGCTCAAGAAGGAAAACCCCTTCCTCAGACAGGAA aTGTTGGGCTGGCTTGCTGAGAAGCTGCCCACACTGCGTACGGTGCCCGCAGACCTTATGCTGTGCGTGCCTCACCTGTACGCCTGCCTGGAGGACCGCAGCGGCGATGTGCGCAAGAAAGCTCAGGATGCGCTTCCCACCTTCATGATGCACCTGGGCTATGAGAAGATGAGCAAGGCTGCCGGCAAATTAAAGGCAA CCTCAAAGGACCAGGTGGTCGGCATGCTGGAGAAGGCCAGGGCCGTGATGCCAGCCAAGCCTGCAGCTCCTGCCAAAGCTGCAGCTTCCAAACCTCCCGCCTCCAGCGCCCCTGCTGCCAAACCAGCCCCAG ctCCAGCCAGGAACCAAAGTCCCATTGAAGATTTCAGTGAACCTGAACCCAAACCAGACACTAAGAAAGCTAAACCAGCAGGTCCTGCAGCTAAAAAG GGTGTTGTGGGTAAGAAACCTCCAGTTAAGGCTGGTGCAAAAGATGAGGAGGACAAATCTGGCCCCATCTTCATCCTCGTTCCCAATGGCAAAGAGCAGAGGATCAAGGAAGAGAAGGCATTGAAG ATTCTCAAGTGGAACTTCATCACTCCTCGTGATGAGTATGTGGAGCAGCTGAAGACACAAATGTCCACATGTCTGCCCAAGTGGCTGCAAGATGAACTTTTCCACTTTGACTTTCAACGCCATGTAAAAGCTATTGGAGCCATGATTGAG CACATGGAGGCCGAGTGTGAGGCTGTGATTGGCTGTCTAGATCTGATATTAAAGTGGTTCACTTTACGATTCTTTGACACAAACACCAGTGTGCTGATGAAAGCCCTGGAGTTCCTAAAGCTGCTCTTCACCATGCTGAGCAGGAAGAACTACCAGCTCAATGACTATGAGGCCTCCTCTTTCATCCCCTACCTGATCCTCAAG GTTGGCGAGTCAAAGGATGTGGTGCGTAAAGATGTCAGAGCTATTCTGACAATTCTGTGTAAAGTCTATGCGGCCAGTAAAGTCTTCCCTTTCCTTATGGAAGGGACCAAATCAAAGAACTCCAAGCAGAGATGTG AATGTCTTGAAGAGCTCGGCTGCCTGATTGAGAACTTTGGTATGAATGTGTGCCAGCCAACTCCAGCCAAAGCACTTAAAGAAATCGGCGTTCACATCGGAGACCGTGACACCACAGTCCGCAACGCTGCGCTCAATACAGTCTTGGCCGCCTACAACGCCTGTGGAGACCAAGTCTTTAAACTCATTGGCAAT cTGTCTGAGAAAGAAATGAGCATGCTGGAGGAGAGAATCAAACGTTCAGCCAAGAAAACACCTGCAGCATCAGCCAAACAGGAGCGACCTCAGAGAGAGCATCCCACCAATCCCAATTCTACTTTATTGCGCAAGCCTGCTCAAGAGGAAGTGCCCAACAAACTCAG AATAATGTATCGCACTTACAGGAT TCAAGCTCGGGCGCAGAACGCTCACTTGGAGCAGTCGGCTCCGTCCATCCCAAAGGAGTTTCAGCTGGATCTGGAGGTGTTCGAGAACAACCACACATGTGCCAGCGACATCCCTGACCTGGTGCAGCACAAACTGGATGAAGTTCTGGAGCCGGTCATGATTCCGGAGCGCAA GTTGCGTTCGGTCTCTCCTCATTTTGATGACATTCACAACAGCAGTGCCTCCACCATCAACTTCGTCATCTCTCAGGTGGCCAGTGGAGACATTAACACCAGTATCCAAGCCTTGGCACAG attgATGAGGTCCTGAGGCAGGCGGACAAAGCGGAAGCCATGTCTGGACACATCGACCAGTTCCTCATCGCCACCTTCATGCAGCTGCGGCTCATTTATAACACGCACATGGCCGACGATCGGCTGGACAAGAAAGACATCTTCAAACTCTACAGCTGCATCATAGGAAACATGCTTTCT CTGTTCTCAATTGAGAGTCTGGCACGGGAGGCCTCCATGGGCGTCCTGAAGGACCTGATGCACGGACTGATCACGCTGATGTTGGACTCCAGAGTGGAGGACATCGAGGACGGACAGCAGCTCATTCGCTCTGTCAACCTGCTCGTGGTTCGAGTGCTAGAGAAATCTGACCAGACCAACATCCTGAG TGCTTTGCTGGTGCTGCTGCAGGACAGTCTTATCAGCACTGCTGGCTCCCCCATGTTCTCTGAACTTGTCATGAAG TGTCTATGGAGAATGATCCGTTTCCTGCCACAGACCATCAACAGTATTAATCTGGACCGCATCCTGCTGGATGTGCACAACTTCATGAAGGTTTTCCCTAAAGAGAAGCTCAAACAGCTGAAGAGTGACGTTCCCCACCGGACGCTGAAGACGCTTCTGCACACGCTCTGCAGGCTCACCGGTGCCAAG ATATTAGATCACATGTCCATGATTGAGAACCGCAACGAGTCGGAACTGGAGGCGCATCTGAGACGGGTGGTCAAGCATTCGGCGAACCTCTCCGGACTCAAGTCTGACAAGAGCACAGAGAAGGGCGCCCTCAGATCG GATGACAAAGTGATCAAGGCCAAGGTGAGCGACATCCTTTCTGAGATCTTCAAAAAGATTGGCTCCAAGGAGAACACTAAAGAG GGTCTGACAGAGCTGTACGAATACAAGCAGAAGTACTCTGATGCAGACCTCGAGCCCTTCTTGAGGAACACGTCTCAGTTTTTCCAGAGTTACGTGGAGCGAGGTCTTCGCATGATTGAGTCGGAGCGTGAAGGAAAAGGCAGAATTCAGACCTCCACAG TTATCCCTCAGCACAGCACAGACTCGTATTTGCCGAGCTCCAGCACTGTACCCATCAGCAGTAATGGAGAAGATCTGAACGCTGCCGCCTACTACGAGAGACTGAAGATCTTACGGCAACGGCGTGGACTTGAGAACTCAACG CCAGAGGAAGACCGCCCTCCACTCAGCTCCCTGAGACCATCGGTGGCGTCCTCCACAGACATGCTCCACAGCAAACTGTCCCAGCTGAAGGAGTCCCGCGAGCACTTCCAGCAGGAGCAGTCGCACTCCCGCAGCCCCAGCCGCTCCTCCTCCCCCGCCTCCAACCTCGACGATCTCAAAAAGAGGCTGGAGAGGATAAAGAGCAACCGCCAGTAG